The proteins below are encoded in one region of Sulfolobus islandicus Y.N.15.51:
- a CDS encoding phosphoglycerol geranylgeranyltransferase — MKLKGKVKKYLMDKLNDNEKLHFSLLDPFKINSSEELKYIAKNLYNVGTDAFLIGGTLGVSKDKLDFVISLLDDYEIPKIIFPSNINLLSEKADALLFLSLLNSDDIYYVIGAQIVAAPIIKMLQMEVIPTAYVIVGHGGTAAHIGKARVIPYDNFELATAYTLAAEYLGMDFVYLEAGSGAPEPIRPEMISFIKKASSIPLIIGGGIRSVEVALKLVEAGANIIVTGNIIERDVDKAIKIIRGIKNK; from the coding sequence ATGAAATTGAAGGGGAAAGTGAAGAAATACCTCATGGACAAGTTAAATGATAATGAGAAATTACATTTTTCTCTCCTAGACCCATTTAAAATTAATTCTAGTGAAGAACTTAAATATATTGCTAAGAACTTATATAACGTTGGAACCGATGCGTTTCTTATTGGAGGCACATTAGGTGTTTCTAAAGATAAATTAGATTTTGTCATATCCTTACTTGACGATTATGAAATACCGAAGATTATATTCCCTAGCAATATAAACCTTTTATCTGAGAAGGCTGATGCATTATTATTTTTATCCCTATTAAACTCTGACGATATATATTATGTGATAGGTGCGCAAATAGTAGCTGCTCCAATCATAAAAATGTTACAAATGGAGGTAATACCAACTGCTTATGTAATAGTAGGACATGGAGGTACTGCAGCACACATAGGCAAGGCCAGAGTAATACCCTATGATAATTTTGAGTTAGCAACTGCCTATACTTTAGCCGCGGAGTATTTAGGAATGGATTTTGTTTACCTCGAGGCCGGATCTGGAGCCCCAGAACCAATAAGGCCAGAAATGATATCTTTTATCAAAAAGGCTTCCAGTATCCCGTTAATTATAGGAGGTGGAATAAGAAGCGTGGAAGTCGCTTTAAAATTAGTTGAAGCTGGAGCAAATATAATTGTTACTGGAAATATAATTGAAAGAGACGTCGATAAGGCAATAAAAATAATAAGGGGAATAAAGAATAAATAA
- a CDS encoding transcriptional regulator, with amino-acid sequence MGGKRRKRTKIIRVKPKLPKTFECPRCGKVSISVKIKDNIATITCGSCGLYTEIEVPSVFDEANAYSKFIDMYLEGRLQIKERTNENTEEENEIEGESEEIPHGQVK; translated from the coding sequence ATGGGAGGGAAAAGACGAAAGAGGACTAAAATTATCAGAGTAAAGCCTAAATTACCGAAAACATTTGAGTGCCCTAGATGTGGAAAGGTCTCAATTAGTGTAAAGATAAAAGATAATATTGCAACAATTACATGTGGAAGTTGTGGTCTTTATACTGAAATTGAAGTACCCTCTGTATTTGATGAGGCAAATGCTTATTCCAAATTCATAGACATGTACTTGGAGGGAAGATTACAAATAAAAGAGAGAACTAATGAAAATACGGAAGAAGAAAATGAAATTGAAGGGGAAAGTGAAGAAATACCTCATGGACAAGTTAAATGA
- a CDS encoding SWIM zinc finger family protein, which yields MSSNQTNRHLLLKARRVVKEGRFVSLSLKGTLFTIFIYIGRNNDYTLDLNYCSCPFYLFNVLLRNKYDFCYHTLGLKYALEKDQLTKIELYTEDFKEILTEIYTCGKSLKLRRILSNVES from the coding sequence GTGTCTTCAAATCAAACAAATAGGCATCTTCTATTGAAAGCTAGAAGAGTAGTTAAAGAAGGAAGATTTGTAAGTCTATCTCTTAAAGGTACTTTGTTCACGATTTTTATTTATATTGGACGTAATAACGATTACACCCTTGATCTTAATTACTGTAGTTGTCCATTTTATTTATTCAATGTACTTTTAAGAAACAAGTATGACTTTTGCTATCATACTTTAGGTTTAAAATATGCATTAGAGAAGGATCAATTAACAAAAATTGAGTTATATACAGAGGATTTTAAAGAAATTTTAACCGAGATATACACTTGTGGAAAATCTTTAAAACTGAGAAGAATATTGAGCAATGTGGAGAGTTGA
- a CDS encoding RecB-family nuclease: protein MKELYFGLHNLTSNQRLLDFSKLAFNIKYVKYLVLTKLGGTAAQSGVPEVSKLAFKYNKPILVLPELKDAIDLLKPEITLLVSQNAEKQIDFNILMKYDKILIIFSGIEGSGFNKIEQSLGEYVRIVEDAQDLGAVSLASFFLCKYLQLVEGKV from the coding sequence ATGAAAGAGTTATATTTCGGCCTACATAACCTAACTAGTAATCAAAGACTCTTGGACTTTTCTAAATTAGCCTTTAATATAAAGTACGTAAAGTATTTAGTTCTCACTAAGTTAGGTGGGACAGCTGCGCAATCTGGAGTTCCAGAAGTTAGTAAACTAGCATTTAAATATAATAAGCCTATTTTGGTACTGCCAGAACTAAAGGACGCTATAGATCTATTAAAACCAGAAATTACACTCCTAGTATCACAGAATGCTGAAAAACAAATTGATTTTAATATTCTTATGAAATATGATAAAATATTGATAATATTTTCTGGAATAGAAGGGAGTGGTTTTAACAAAATAGAACAATCTCTAGGGGAGTATGTAAGAATAGTAGAAGATGCTCAAGATTTAGGAGCCGTAAGTTTGGCATCCTTCTTTTTATGTAAGTATTTACAATTAGTAGAAGGTAAAGTTTAA
- a CDS encoding DNA cytosine methyltransferase yields MKVIDLFSGAGGFSLGFKKLGIEPKLAIDINHAAARTYSLNFPNTIVIEDDIRQISGKEILKNVGDEIDVIIGGPPCEGYTAANPLRMQDPLDRLYLDQRGSLTLEFIRIVDELKPKIFVMENVPAIIETQSLRDALINEFKRAGYNNIFFNILHAEDYGNPSKRNRVFISNVKILPIKIQKRVTVYDAIHDLDSKLDVPNNEVSEPNEKKLLKISKIGYGEYLTMYKASKGKSMPLYIRLSPFDLAPTILGNSRFIHPFHDRFLTVREQARLMSYPDDHVFLGSKDEQYNQVGESVPVALSTAIAKEILGILNERVIFRPT; encoded by the coding sequence ATAAAAGTCATTGATCTATTTTCTGGAGCTGGAGGATTTTCATTAGGTTTCAAAAAATTAGGAATAGAGCCTAAATTAGCAATAGATATAAATCACGCTGCAGCTAGAACATATTCATTAAATTTTCCAAATACAATAGTAATCGAAGACGATATAAGACAAATAAGTGGAAAAGAGATTTTAAAAAATGTAGGGGATGAAATAGACGTAATAATTGGAGGCCCTCCATGTGAGGGATATACTGCAGCTAATCCCTTACGTATGCAAGATCCTTTAGATAGATTATATTTAGATCAAAGAGGGAGTTTAACACTGGAATTCATAAGGATTGTGGATGAACTAAAACCGAAAATCTTTGTAATGGAAAATGTTCCAGCGATTATTGAAACTCAATCACTAAGAGATGCTCTAATTAATGAATTTAAAAGAGCTGGATACAATAATATATTCTTCAATATATTACATGCTGAAGATTATGGTAACCCATCTAAACGAAATAGGGTATTCATCTCAAACGTTAAAATATTGCCTATTAAAATTCAAAAAAGAGTCACAGTTTATGATGCGATTCATGATTTAGATAGCAAACTAGACGTTCCTAATAACGAGGTAAGCGAGCCTAACGAGAAAAAACTTCTGAAAATTTCTAAAATTGGGTACGGAGAGTATTTAACAATGTACAAGGCGAGTAAGGGAAAAAGTATGCCACTATATATTAGACTTTCTCCATTCGATCTAGCACCTACAATTTTGGGTAATTCTAGATTTATACACCCATTCCATGATAGATTCTTAACTGTGAGAGAGCAGGCCAGACTAATGAGTTATCCTGATGATCATGTATTTTTAGGAAGCAAAGATGAACAGTATAATCAAGTAGGTGAATCTGTTCCAGTAGCCTTATCTACCGCTATAGCTAAAGAGATTCTGGGTATACTAAATGAAAGAGTTATATTTCGGCCTACATAA
- a CDS encoding tRNA methyltransferase: protein MTTHVILVARAFGAKGVYIEGKDEKMIKSISKVIDSWGGSSYFLVKEIENGKNIVNEWKEKGGTVIHLTMYGININDLQDKLDKIKYPLLIIVGAEKVEGWYYRNVDYNIAIGNQPHSEVAALAIFLDRIYKGRELYMEFGDAKIKILPQNVGKKVIRNG, encoded by the coding sequence GTGACAACACATGTAATCTTAGTAGCAAGAGCTTTTGGAGCTAAGGGTGTTTATATCGAAGGTAAAGATGAAAAAATGATAAAATCTATATCAAAAGTCATAGATAGTTGGGGTGGATCGTCATATTTTTTGGTAAAAGAAATCGAAAACGGCAAGAATATTGTAAATGAATGGAAAGAAAAAGGAGGTACGGTAATACACTTAACAATGTATGGAATTAATATTAACGATCTTCAAGATAAGCTTGATAAAATAAAATATCCTCTATTAATAATTGTAGGAGCAGAAAAAGTTGAAGGTTGGTATTATCGTAATGTGGATTACAACATAGCAATAGGGAATCAGCCACATTCTGAAGTAGCAGCACTGGCAATTTTTTTAGACAGAATTTATAAGGGACGAGAGCTATATATGGAATTTGGAGATGCGAAAATAAAGATATTACCTCAGAATGTTGGCAAGAAGGTGATAAGAAATGGTTAA
- the hflX gene encoding GTPase HflX codes for MKSAVLFVSEEFKEEAIALVEGANYKIVRIYKLPKSPNVKFYIQYDKLQQIKNDEEISTLIVFEQLKPRHFINLRKELKGKEILDKILLLLEIFALHAGSKEAKMQIELARLKYELPIIKETYTKSKIGEQQGPLGAGTYGVESTIKFYKRRINKLMKELENIKAFKEKSIESNKRNNIPSVGIVGYTNSGKTSLFNSLTGLTQKVDTKLFTTMSPKRYALSINNRKIMLVDTVGFIRGIPPQIVDAFFVTLSEAKYSDALILVIDSMFSENLLIETLQSSFEILREIGVSGKPILVALNKIDKIDGDLYKKLNLIEKLSKELYSPIFDVIPISALKRTNLELLRERIYQLTTQLS; via the coding sequence GTGAAAAGTGCAGTTCTTTTTGTATCTGAAGAATTTAAGGAAGAGGCAATCGCGTTAGTTGAGGGGGCTAACTACAAGATAGTTAGGATTTACAAATTACCAAAATCGCCTAATGTGAAATTTTATATACAATATGATAAGCTGCAACAAATTAAAAACGACGAGGAGATTTCCACTTTAATCGTATTCGAACAACTTAAGCCCAGACACTTTATAAATCTGAGAAAAGAACTAAAAGGAAAAGAGATCCTAGACAAAATACTCCTTCTCTTAGAAATATTTGCATTGCATGCAGGGTCAAAAGAAGCAAAAATGCAAATAGAACTGGCCAGGCTTAAGTATGAACTACCGATAATAAAGGAAACGTATACTAAATCAAAAATAGGCGAACAACAAGGTCCTTTAGGAGCTGGAACGTATGGAGTAGAATCTACAATAAAATTTTATAAAAGAAGAATCAATAAACTTATGAAGGAATTAGAAAATATAAAGGCCTTTAAAGAAAAATCCATAGAATCTAATAAGAGGAACAATATTCCTTCTGTTGGAATCGTAGGATATACAAACTCCGGAAAGACCTCGTTATTTAACTCATTAACCGGGTTAACACAGAAAGTTGATACAAAACTATTTACCACAATGTCACCTAAAAGATATGCCCTCTCTATAAATAATAGAAAGATTATGCTAGTTGATACTGTAGGATTTATTAGAGGAATTCCACCACAAATTGTAGATGCTTTCTTCGTCACTCTGTCAGAAGCAAAATACTCAGATGCATTAATTCTTGTAATAGATTCTATGTTTTCGGAAAATTTACTAATTGAGACTTTGCAATCCTCTTTCGAAATTTTAAGAGAAATAGGAGTTTCGGGTAAGCCTATACTAGTAGCCCTTAATAAAATTGATAAAATTGATGGCGATTTATATAAAAAGCTTAATCTAATAGAAAAGCTATCAAAAGAGTTATATTCTCCCATATTCGATGTCATACCTATATCAGCTTTAAAGAGAACAAATCTTGAATTATTAAGGGAGAGGATATACCAGCTAACAACACAGTTGAGTTGA
- a CDS encoding multiprotein bridging factor aMBF1 has protein sequence MQANSEEYCELCGSPIHGKGITMSYEGSIITVCNSCYNRIRKHAVIVKEDNKKSETQKKTTPKPPKMADTELEIVADYYKIIKNAREQLGISQQQLAQKLKVSENIIKRFESGKLKPTISQARQLEKILGIKLVTPLENEESEKEFDETELTLGDVVNIKEGKK, from the coding sequence ATGCAAGCTAATAGTGAAGAATACTGTGAATTATGTGGATCTCCAATTCATGGTAAAGGTATAACTATGTCATATGAAGGCTCAATTATTACTGTATGTAATTCATGTTACAATAGAATAAGAAAGCATGCAGTGATAGTAAAAGAGGATAATAAGAAAAGTGAAACACAAAAGAAAACCACTCCTAAACCGCCTAAAATGGCAGATACTGAATTAGAAATTGTAGCAGACTATTACAAGATTATTAAAAATGCTAGAGAACAATTGGGTATCTCACAACAACAATTAGCACAGAAATTAAAAGTATCGGAAAATATCATTAAAAGATTTGAAAGTGGTAAATTGAAGCCTACAATCTCTCAAGCCAGACAGCTAGAGAAAATTCTTGGTATTAAGCTAGTTACCCCATTAGAAAATGAAGAAAGCGAGAAAGAATTCGATGAAACAGAATTAACCTTAGGGGATGTAGTTAATATTAAAGAGGGAAAGAAGTGA
- a CDS encoding proteasome-activating nucleotidase: protein MSGDFDTIRDASSSDEVQLVRLLEEKIKSLQIEIENLRKELNYYKAEMEKMLSPPLIEAVVLDVLPDGRVLVRSSSGPNLVVNVASHIDQKLIKPGVSVALNQRGSTILEVLPQKEDPIVKTMEIVEKPNVTYSEIGGLEEQIKELREVVELPLKKPEIFREIGVEPPKGVLLYGPPGTGKTMLAKAVATESNAVFIHVVASEFAQKFVGEGARIVRELFEMAKRKAPSIIFIDEIDAIGAKRIDIGTSGEREIQRTLMQLLAELDGFNPLDNVKIIAATNRIDILDPALLRPGRFDRIIEVPLPDFRGRTEIFNIYLKKMKVEDNINLELLSQLSEGFSGADIKNVCVEAAYMAIRDGRNKVTMKDLVNAITKINVKRNNMESMKERREKYS, encoded by the coding sequence TTGTCCGGAGATTTTGACACAATAAGGGATGCTTCTTCTTCAGACGAGGTTCAATTGGTTAGATTATTAGAAGAAAAAATCAAGTCATTACAGATTGAAATTGAAAATCTAAGAAAAGAACTAAATTATTATAAAGCAGAAATGGAAAAAATGTTAAGTCCTCCATTAATTGAGGCAGTTGTATTAGACGTTTTACCAGACGGTAGAGTACTAGTTAGAAGTTCGTCTGGACCAAATTTAGTAGTAAATGTAGCTAGTCATATTGATCAAAAATTAATAAAGCCTGGAGTATCTGTTGCCTTAAATCAAAGAGGATCTACTATATTAGAGGTTTTGCCACAGAAGGAAGATCCAATTGTAAAGACAATGGAAATTGTGGAAAAACCTAACGTAACTTATTCTGAGATAGGTGGATTAGAAGAGCAAATAAAGGAGTTAAGGGAAGTTGTGGAATTACCTTTGAAGAAGCCTGAGATATTTAGAGAGATAGGAGTAGAACCACCAAAGGGAGTTTTATTATATGGTCCGCCAGGTACTGGAAAGACTATGTTGGCAAAAGCAGTAGCTACTGAGAGTAATGCCGTCTTCATTCATGTTGTTGCTTCAGAGTTCGCACAAAAATTTGTGGGGGAAGGTGCTAGGATAGTTAGAGAGTTATTTGAAATGGCTAAAAGAAAGGCACCATCAATAATCTTCATTGATGAAATTGATGCCATAGGTGCTAAGAGAATAGATATAGGAACAAGTGGAGAAAGGGAGATACAGAGAACGTTAATGCAGCTCTTGGCTGAGCTCGATGGATTTAATCCGTTGGATAACGTTAAGATCATTGCAGCTACGAATAGGATAGACATATTGGATCCTGCATTATTGCGACCTGGTAGATTTGATAGGATAATAGAGGTTCCCTTACCAGATTTTAGAGGAAGAACTGAGATATTTAACATATACCTAAAGAAAATGAAAGTCGAGGATAATATAAATCTTGAATTATTGTCGCAGCTTTCAGAAGGATTTAGTGGTGCTGATATTAAGAATGTTTGTGTTGAAGCAGCGTATATGGCAATTAGGGATGGTAGGAATAAGGTTACAATGAAGGATTTAGTTAATGCTATAACCAAGATTAATGTTAAAAGGAATAATATGGAGAGTATGAAAGAGAGGCGAGAGAAGTATAGCTAA
- a CDS encoding PUA domain-containing protein, with protein MFPEDKHFLIQRSINTKKIRNVLTSGGELYLVLRAQDVLFSLTLLSGSVIKGCSKFPEYRVVIPKNLEEFIKNGRNVFSKHVIAVDKRIRAGDEVIVVNENDELIAIGKAKLSGEEMMEYKRGMAVHVKKRCTR; from the coding sequence TTGTTTCCCGAGGATAAGCATTTTTTAATTCAGAGATCCATAAATACAAAGAAAATCAGAAACGTGTTAACCAGTGGGGGAGAGTTATATTTAGTGTTAAGGGCCCAAGATGTTTTATTTTCCCTTACCTTGTTAAGCGGGAGTGTAATTAAGGGTTGTTCAAAGTTTCCAGAATATAGGGTTGTAATACCCAAGAATTTAGAAGAGTTTATAAAAAATGGAAGAAATGTTTTCTCTAAACATGTAATAGCAGTTGATAAACGAATAAGGGCTGGAGATGAGGTGATAGTTGTAAATGAAAATGACGAGTTAATAGCAATAGGTAAAGCTAAATTATCCGGAGAAGAAATGATGGAGTATAAAAGAGGTATGGCAGTTCACGTGAAAAAGAGGTGTACTAGATGA
- a CDS encoding proteasome assembly chaperone family protein, with protein MSNVKIIIKKDLSELKGSTFITGFRTIGEVGYLAIRHLALKRKMERIGYVVTKYYRDVTFVDDYGIATPFDIFYDKDKHLVLLLNHILPFQREWNDFASQVIKWIKKLSINNILLVGALDKRYKVGNESLKWLKTSKCSLNLDYPQLDKQLLMVGPLALFTLHSEIEDLPALVLLPYADRERTDPVAAATAIEVLNKMLSLNVSVDELYEEAKRIEEDLQKQMELLQKELSRGSADRVYM; from the coding sequence ATGAGTAATGTTAAGATAATAATAAAGAAAGACTTAAGTGAGCTAAAAGGTTCTACATTTATAACTGGATTTAGAACTATAGGGGAGGTAGGCTATTTAGCAATAAGACATTTAGCCTTAAAAAGAAAAATGGAAAGAATAGGGTATGTTGTAACTAAATATTATAGAGACGTCACGTTTGTAGATGATTACGGTATCGCAACACCTTTTGATATATTTTATGACAAGGATAAACATTTAGTACTATTACTTAATCATATTTTACCGTTTCAACGTGAGTGGAATGATTTCGCTTCACAAGTTATAAAATGGATTAAGAAATTATCGATTAATAATATACTTCTAGTAGGAGCACTAGATAAAAGGTATAAAGTTGGAAATGAGAGTTTAAAATGGCTAAAAACATCAAAATGCAGTTTGAATTTAGATTACCCTCAATTAGACAAACAATTACTAATGGTAGGTCCATTAGCTTTATTCACTTTACATTCTGAAATTGAAGACTTGCCAGCATTAGTTTTGTTACCATACGCAGATCGTGAAAGGACAGATCCAGTAGCAGCTGCAACTGCAATAGAAGTTTTAAATAAAATGCTTAGCTTAAACGTTAGTGTAGATGAATTATACGAAGAGGCAAAAAGAATAGAAGAGGATTTACAAAAACAAATGGAGTTATTGCAGAAAGAATTATCAAGAGGAAGTGCTGATAGAGTCTATATGTAA
- the tgtA gene encoding tRNA guanosine(15) transglycosylase TgtA — MTVFEVKYEDLAGRIGILKTRSGNLETPVFFPVISILKDEISIDEIKNMGFKNFITNSYILYKNKYIKDDIHKELNSEDMIIMTDSGAYQILEYGDIGITNYEIVNYQLKIKPDIGVILDLPTGNTNDYENAKITVYETLKRIEEASKIIVKNQDNNIIWVYPIQGGKYLDLVKTSAEGLSKFEDIYNMVALGSPTVLLERYMYDTVIDMIYTAKSNIKRGIPFHLFGGGLPHIIPFAVALGVDSFDSASYIIYARDNRYITRTRVYKLEDLEYFPCSCPICSKYTPKDLLEMNEEERTRALAIHNLYTILEEFKAAKQAIKEGRLFEYLQEKAYSHPAVYSAFKRLIKYKDYLEKYDPRIRGDPKGLFLFDNNSLHRPEIIRHSRFLERYVQKKDKVAIYCYDKAISDTAYDYIKSIKERITDHNSSDIFIAIPFFGLIPLEVSDSYPLSQFEIPNEIDEDVIADMKTKIVSFLRCKNYQKVELVNCEKLGLHIDSISTSS; from the coding sequence ATGACCGTATTTGAAGTGAAATACGAAGATTTGGCAGGAAGAATAGGAATCTTAAAAACAAGAAGCGGTAACTTAGAAACTCCAGTATTCTTTCCAGTAATTAGTATATTAAAAGATGAAATATCAATAGATGAGATTAAAAATATGGGATTTAAAAATTTTATCACAAATTCGTATATATTATATAAAAATAAATATATAAAAGATGATATACATAAGGAGCTAAACTCTGAAGATATGATCATAATGACGGATTCGGGAGCATATCAAATTCTAGAGTATGGGGATATAGGAATAACCAATTATGAGATAGTGAATTATCAGCTCAAGATAAAACCGGACATTGGGGTAATATTAGATTTACCTACCGGAAATACAAATGATTATGAAAATGCTAAAATAACAGTATATGAAACTTTAAAGAGAATAGAAGAAGCATCAAAAATCATAGTAAAAAATCAAGATAACAATATTATTTGGGTATATCCGATACAAGGAGGAAAATATCTTGATCTAGTTAAGACTTCTGCTGAAGGATTATCTAAATTTGAAGACATATACAATATGGTTGCGCTTGGTAGTCCAACAGTTCTCTTAGAGCGGTACATGTATGATACCGTAATTGACATGATTTATACTGCTAAATCTAACATAAAAAGAGGAATTCCGTTTCATTTATTCGGAGGAGGGTTACCTCATATCATTCCATTTGCAGTAGCATTAGGAGTAGATAGCTTTGACTCTGCCTCATATATAATATATGCTAGAGATAATAGATATATTACTAGGACACGTGTATACAAATTAGAGGATTTAGAATATTTTCCATGTTCTTGTCCAATATGTTCTAAATACACACCTAAAGATTTACTTGAAATGAATGAGGAAGAAAGAACAAGAGCATTAGCTATTCATAACCTTTATACTATTTTAGAAGAATTCAAAGCAGCTAAACAAGCAATTAAGGAAGGAAGACTATTTGAATATCTTCAAGAAAAAGCTTACTCTCATCCTGCAGTATATTCTGCATTCAAAAGATTGATAAAATATAAAGACTATTTAGAAAAATATGACCCTAGAATAAGGGGAGATCCAAAAGGTTTGTTTTTATTTGATAATAACTCTTTACATAGGCCAGAAATCATACGTCACTCGAGATTTTTGGAAAGGTATGTGCAAAAGAAAGATAAAGTAGCTATATATTGCTATGATAAGGCGATAAGCGATACTGCCTATGATTATATTAAAAGTATAAAGGAAAGAATAACTGATCATAATAGTAGTGACATATTTATAGCGATACCGTTTTTTGGTTTAATACCGTTAGAGGTCTCGGACTCTTATCCACTATCTCAATTCGAGATTCCAAACGAAATAGATGAAGACGTAATAGCAGACATGAAAACTAAAATCGTTTCGTTCTTAAGATGTAAAAATTACCAAAAAGTAGAGTTAGTAAACTGTGAAAAACTAGGTTTACATATAGACTCTATCAGCACTTCCTCTTGA
- a CDS encoding Lsm family RNA-binding protein, which translates to MSSGRRISSELNNLIDKTIIVKTTNGKTYTGQLYAYELSPFIISLTNVKDDNNNTFYKLMINGNIISEIIIKNPPLFEPREFAELVEKSLNLRPADIKVYEETGVVTILERIKVSQNGVEGSGPMAQRIYDLYNDYINKKKKELGL; encoded by the coding sequence ATGAGTAGTGGAAGAAGAATCTCGAGCGAATTGAATAACCTAATAGATAAGACTATTATTGTAAAAACAACTAATGGAAAAACGTATACTGGTCAACTTTATGCATATGAACTTTCGCCATTTATTATTAGTTTAACAAATGTTAAAGATGATAATAATAACACTTTCTATAAGTTAATGATAAATGGAAATATAATTTCTGAGATAATAATTAAGAATCCTCCTCTATTTGAGCCAAGAGAGTTTGCAGAATTAGTTGAAAAATCCTTAAATTTAAGGCCAGCTGATATAAAAGTTTACGAAGAGACAGGAGTAGTGACAATTCTGGAGAGAATTAAAGTATCACAAAATGGAGTAGAAGGAAGTGGGCCAATGGCCCAAAGAATTTACGATCTATACAACGATTATATAAATAAAAAGAAAAAGGAATTAGGTCTATGA
- a CDS encoding DNA-directed RNA polymerase subunit G, translated as MMESKAQEIILSCEINSIERGSLKNLSIIHMSCNDFNISFDIIDNINIFSQKEKVKAIISKNRLSYTNDDFCGHGYIVTELKDSSSNNGNRYTTIISLFGLLVKIISNKESFLKTHQLNVMDHIYFCVKKNT; from the coding sequence ATGATGGAATCAAAGGCACAAGAAATAATTCTAAGTTGTGAAATAAATAGTATTGAAAGAGGTAGCCTAAAGAATTTATCCATAATACACATGTCTTGCAACGACTTTAATATAAGTTTTGATATAATTGATAATATCAATATATTTAGCCAAAAAGAAAAAGTGAAGGCTATCATTTCTAAAAATAGGCTATCATATACTAATGATGACTTCTGTGGACACGGCTATATAGTTACTGAGCTCAAAGATTCTTCTTCAAACAACGGAAATAGATATACAACGATAATTTCATTATTTGGATTGCTAGTAAAGATAATAAGCAATAAAGAAAGCTTTCTTAAAACACATCAATTAAATGTTATGGATCATATTTACTTCTGTGTGAAGAAAAATACTTAG
- the psmB gene encoding archaeal proteasome endopeptidase complex subunit beta, whose translation MEELPATAIGLKVNDGIVLASERRLSYGGYVLSKQAKKVHKIGKFLMAGAGIYGDLQTLTRIMNVEIKYYEISTGKPISVHAAAKLLSVILYQYKVMPFISEILFGGVDEKGPQLYVLDPIGSLIEDNYAAVGSGARIAIGVLESEYDPNMNLDIAAQLITKAIKASIERDITSGDGIDLAIMDKKGNYENKFIPY comes from the coding sequence ATGGAAGAATTGCCTGCAACTGCTATTGGTTTAAAGGTAAATGATGGAATTGTATTAGCTTCTGAAAGACGATTAAGCTATGGTGGTTATGTACTAAGTAAACAAGCGAAGAAAGTACATAAAATAGGTAAATTTCTCATGGCGGGGGCCGGAATATATGGCGACTTACAGACTTTGACGAGAATAATGAATGTAGAAATAAAGTACTATGAGATTTCAACTGGTAAACCAATTTCTGTTCACGCTGCAGCTAAATTACTTTCAGTAATACTATATCAGTATAAAGTAATGCCGTTCATTTCAGAGATTCTATTCGGTGGAGTGGATGAAAAAGGACCACAACTTTATGTATTAGACCCTATAGGTTCATTAATTGAAGATAACTACGCTGCAGTGGGATCGGGAGCCAGGATCGCTATAGGAGTTCTTGAATCTGAATATGATCCTAATATGAATTTAGACATAGCAGCACAATTAATAACAAAGGCGATAAAAGCATCTATAGAACGTGATATCACATCGGGAGATGGAATAGATTTAGCGATAATGGATAAGAAAGGAAACTATGAAAACAAATTCATCCCATACTAA